Proteins encoded in a region of the Cydia pomonella isolate Wapato2018A chromosome 3, ilCydPomo1, whole genome shotgun sequence genome:
- the LOC133516565 gene encoding glucose dehydrogenase [FAD, quinone]-like, with product MVDTVWQPPNIAQQCPAQTNLTACTPFAFVYLNLLVKLFGSAADRAPEPLEAETYDFIVVGAGAAGCVVANRLSAIQEWKVLLLEAGPEEPDITSVPALSTALLNSNLDWQYRTMPSNVACLAFPNQQCSWPRGKLMGGSSSINSFVYVRGNKFDYDDWAARGNPGWSYDEVLPYFKKSERNLNIEVLDRAYHGVNGDQAVSFFPYVDDPAIMMTEAFNENGLPINDCNSARQYGTLQAQATIEQGQRASTNREFIKPIRYKRKNLTVRPEAEVMKILFYENKRASGVQYIKNGQLFTAYATKEVIVSAGSINSPKLLMLSGIGPKEHLKDLNIPVISDLPVGENLHDHVTFNGLVVALSNKTATIVSQEEIIKNILQYKQMKVKRGPLSGNGPVNSISFYLTEPGLPAPDIQVQVNNVNWEEYVREPIDYEGLAIFPTAFYNGVIPRVMNNVPKSKGRLLLNASDPYGHPLIWSGYLTDPRDLEVLIKGVKRVLALESTHAFKSRGAYFVRNPLPACKHLLWGTDSYFECLARSYTSSTYHPVGSCKMGPADDPTAVVDPRLRVYGVTGLRVIDASMMPQVIRGNTNAPSIMIGERGVALVLEDWLDKYRKYKYK from the exons ATGGTGGACACCGTTTGGCAGCCGCCAAACATCGCTCAACAATGCCCGGCACAGACAAATCTGACCGCGTGTACCCCTTTTGCGTTCGTGTACCTTAACTTATTGGTGAAGCTCTTCGGTTCAGCAGCGGACCGTGCGCCGGAACCTCTAGAAGCAG AAACCTACGACTTCATCGTCGTAGGAGCCGGGGCCGCTGGATGCGTCGTCGCTAATAGACTCAGTGCGATTCAAGAATGGAAG GTGCTGCTCCTAGAAGCTGGTCCAGAAGAACCCGACATTACATCCGTTCCTGCGTTGTCCACGGCGCTCCTCAACTCAAACTTGGACTGGCAGTACAGAACCATGCCCAGTAATGTCGCCTGCCTAGCCTTCCCAAACCAGCAGTGCAGTTGGCCAAG GGGCAAATTGATGGGTGGTTCAAGTTCCATCAACTCATTCGTGTACGTCCGCGGCAACAAATTTGACTATGATGATTGGGCAGCGCGCGGTAACCCGGGCTGGAGCTACGATGAG GTATTACCATACTTCAAGAAATCTGAAAGAAACCTAAACATAGAAGTGTTAGATCGAGCATATCACGGTGTCAACGGCGATCAAGCCGTGTCATTCTTTCCCTATGTAGACGATCCGGCTATTATGATGACCGAGGCCTTCAACGAGAACGGGCTGCCGATAAATGACTGTAATTCCGCCCGACAGTATGGAACCTTACAGGCCCAAGCCACCATAGAACAGGGACAGAGAGCTTCCACTAACAGGGAGTTTATCAAGCCCATCAGATACAAAAGGAAAAATCTTACTGTAAGACCAGAAGCCGAAGTTATGAAAATTCtattttatgaaaacaaaaGAGCTTCTGGCGTACAATACATTAAAAACGGTCAGCTATTCACAGCTTATGCGACTAAAGAAGTCATAGTGAGCGCCGGATCTATAAACTCTCCGAAATTACTAATGCTTTCTGGAATCGGACCTAAGGAACATTTGAAAGATCTAAATATACCAGTGATCTCCGATTTACCGGTTGGGGAAAATCTCCATGATCACGTCACTTTCAACGGTCTTGTTGTTGCTCTGTCGAATAAAACCGCTACCATTGTCAGTCAGGAAGagatcattaaaaatatattacagtaCAAGCAGATGAAAGTCAAAAGAGGTCCGTTATCAGGCAACGGCCCAGTAAATAGTATATCTTTTTATTTGACTGAACCTGGCTTGCCGGCTCCCGATATCCAAGTACAAGTTAACAATGTTAACTGGGAAGAATATGTCAGAGAACCTATAGATTATGAAGGTTTGGCTATTTTTCCGACAGCGTTTTATAATGGAGTAATTCCAAGGGTCATGAacaatgttccaaagagcaaaGGTAGATTACTCCTGAACGCAAGCGATCCGTACGGACATCCTTTGATATGGTCTGGTTATTTGACTGATCCGCGTGATTTAGAGGTCCTAATAAAGGGGGTAAAAAGGGTTTTGGCTTTGGAAAGCACTCATGCCTTTAAATCTAGAGGTGCTTACTTCGTTAGGAACCCTCTGCCAGCATGCAAGCACTTGCTTTGGGGTACAGACTCATACTTCGAGTGTTTGGCGAGGTCTTACACATCTAGTACTTATCACCCTGTGGGGTCTTGTAAGATGGGCCCCGCTGATGATCCTACGGCAGTGGTGGACCCCAGGCTCAGAGTGTATGGAGTGACAGGGCTAAGGGTTATAGACGCGTCTATGATGCCACAAGTAATTCGAGGTAACACAAATGCTCCGTCAATTATGATTGGAGAAAGAGGAGTGGCGTTAGTCTTGGAGGACTGGCTGGATAAATATagaaagtataaatataaataa